From Pan troglodytes isolate AG18354 chromosome 9, NHGRI_mPanTro3-v2.0_pri, whole genome shotgun sequence, the proteins below share one genomic window:
- the LOC466837 gene encoding LOW QUALITY PROTEIN: olfactory receptor 8B12 (The sequence of the model RefSeq protein was modified relative to this genomic sequence to represent the inferred CDS: substituted 1 base at 1 genomic stop codon) produces the protein MAAKNSSVTEFILEGLTHQPGLRIPLFFLFLGFYMVTVVGNLGLITLIGLNCHLHTPMYFFLFNLSLTDFCFSSTITPKMLMSFVSRKNIISFTGCMTQLFFFCFFVISESFVLSAMAXDRYVAICNPLLYTVTMSCQVCLLLLLGAYGMGFAGAMAHTGSIMNLTFCADNLVNHFMCDILPLLELSCNSSYMNELVVFIVVAVDVGMPIVTVFISYALILSSILHNSSTEGRSKAFSTCSSHIIVVSLFFGSGAFMYLKPLSILPLEQGKVSSLFYTIIVPMLNPLIYSLRNKDVKVALRRTLGRKIFS, from the coding sequence ATGGCAGCCAAAAACTCTTCTGTGACAGAGTTTATCCTCGAAGGCTTAACCCACCAGCCGGGACTGCGGATCCCCCTCTTCTTCCTGTTTCTGGGTTTCTACATGGTCACCGTGGTGGGGAACCTGGGCTTGATAACCCTGATTGGGCTGAACTGTCACCTGCACACTcccatgtacttcttcctttttaaCCTCTCTTTAACAGATTTCTGTTTCTCCAGTACCAtcactcccaaaatgctgatgaGTTTTGTCTCAAGGAAGAACATCATTTCCTTCACAGGGTGTATGACTCAgctctttttcttctgcttctttgtcATCTCTGAGTCCTTCGTCTTGTCAGCGATGGCGTAGGACCGCTATGTGGCCATCTGTAACCCACTGTTGTACACAGTCACCATGTCTTGCCAGGTGTGTTTGCTCCTTTTGTTGGGTGCCTATGGGATGGGGTTTGCTGGGGCCATGGCCCACACAGGAAGCATAATGAACCTGACCTTCTGTGCTGACAACCTTGTCAATCATTTCATGTGTGACATCCTTCCTCTCCTTGAGCTCTCCTGCAACAGCTCTTACATGAATGAGCTGGTGGTCTTTATTGTGGTGGCTGTTGACGTTGGAATGCCCATTGTCACTGTCTTTATTTCTTATGCcctcatcctctccagcattctACACAACAGTTCTACAGAAGGCAGGTCCAAAGCCTTTAGTACTTGCAGTTCCCACATAATtgtagtttctcttttctttggttCTGGTGCTTTCATGTATCTCAAACCCCTTTCCATCCTGCCCCTCGAGCAAGGGAAAGTGTCCTCCCTGTTCTATACCATAATAGTCCCCATGTTAAACCCATTAATCTATAGCTTGAGGAACAAGGATGTCAAAGTTGCCCTGAGGAGAACTTTGGGCAGAAAAATCTTTTCTTAA